One genomic region from Siniperca chuatsi isolate FFG_IHB_CAS linkage group LG18, ASM2008510v1, whole genome shotgun sequence encodes:
- the dab2 gene encoding disabled homolog 2 isoform X3 yields MSAEVENSVPVPANPSIASPYTASTSNTPPTSPATATSKVPFKKEKKKVSEKTDEYLLGRFQGDGVRYKAKLIGIDDVPEARGDKMCQDSMMKLKGMAVAARSQGKHKQRIWINISMSGIKIIDEKSGVIEHEHVVNKISFIARDVTDNRAFGYVCGAEGQHQFFAIKTAQQAEPLVIDLKDLFQVIFNMRKKEGEASQKGENGSTVVENGSGALLSMDGAVKTAQPVEQLDLFGAMSTPPDIQAPNSTASDLFGADLFAAPGHSEGSSAPGDLFNSTTANSTPSSIAALGNLQLGPPATTSIPAAGMWGSSTAAPSMFPMPGVTAPGPRPTFPQPSAFGGLPIPPTVWGQQVPSQFGAPPLSPPHAWSQPPPAGSLGSPGWGQPAMTNPFQPGLFHAMGDQQGPSRPPPRPPAKEAPPKVENSAFTALDPLGDKEKKTGKDMFKDFQLAKPPAIPARKGELGSISTPTPKSNEAGAFDQYFSSKVGLAQDTADHDDFDINQMSAVVNAPAPAAAPAPSFNPGLLDAAFSSAPIANNQDMFDKAFGAPNSSPFGVPPVAMQTATVGQTSGSTAAFGDSFGNPFA; encoded by the exons ATGTCTGCAGAGGTGGAGAACAGCGTGCCCGTCCCAGCCAATCCCAGCATCGCATCCCCATATACAGCCTCGACCTCCAACACCCCTCCCACTTCCCCTGCAACAGCCACATCCAAGGTCCCAttcaagaaagagaagaagaaag tCTCAGAGAAGACAGATGAGTACCTGCTGGGCAGGTTTCAAGGGGATGGCGTGAGGTACAAGGCCAAGCTGATTGGCATCGATGATGTCCCAGAGGCCAGAGGAGACAAGATGTGCCAGGACTCCATGATGAAACTTAAG GGTATGGCAGTAGCTGCTCGGTCCCAaggcaaacacaaacagaggaTATGGATCAACATTTCCATGTCGGGCATCAAGATCATTGATGAGAAATCAGGA GTGATTGAACATGAGCATGTGGTGAATAAGATCTCCTTCATCGCCAGAGATGTAACAGATAACAGGGCATTTGGATATGTGTGCGGGGCAGAAGGGCAGCATCAGTTCTTCGCCATAAAGACTGCACAACAG GCAGAGCCCCTGGTCATTGATCTGAAAGATCTCTTCCAGGTCATCTTCaacatgagaaagaaagagggagaggccTCACAGAAG GGTGAAAATGGCAGCACTGTAGTTGAG aATGGAAGTGGTGCCTTGCTAAGTATGGATGGTGCAGTAAAAACTGCCCAA CCAGTGGAGCAGCTTGACCTTTTTGGAGCCATGTCGACCCCTCCAGACATCCAGGCTCCAAAT TCCACAGCAAGTGACCTGTTTGGAGCAGACCTGTTTGCTGCTCCTGGTCATTCTGAAGGGTCATCTGCTCCAGGTGACCTTTTCAACAGTACAACCGCCAACTCCACTCCCTCCTCCATAGCTGCTCTGG GGAATCTTCAGTTAGGTCCTCCAGCTACCACAAGTATCCCTGCTGCAGGCATGTGGGGATCCTCCACCGCTGCACCCTCCATGTTCCCCATGCCAGGAGTGACAGCTCCAGGCCCTAGGCCCACCTTCCCACAGCCATCTGCCTTTGGTGGTCTACCCATACCACCCACAGTCTGGGGCCAGCAGGTGCCATCTCAGTTTGGTGCCCCACCTTTATCCCCACCCCATGCCTGGAGCCAGCCTCCACCAGCTGGGTCACTCGGTTCTCCAGGTTGGGGTCAGCCCGCCATGACCAATCCTTTCCAACCTGGTCTGTTCCATGCAATGGGTGACCAGCAAGGTCCGTCACGCCCCCCTCCTAGGCCACCTGCTAAGGAGGCCCCTCCAAAGGTAGAGAACAGTGCCTTCACAGCTTTGGACCCCCTTGGAGATAAAGAGAAGAAGACTGGAAAGGACATGTTCAAGGACTTCCAGCTTGCCAAACCCCCTGCCATCCCAGCGAGGAAAGGGGAGTTAGGGTCCATCTCTACTCCCACCCCCAAAAGCAATGAAGCCGGGGCATTTGATCAGTACTTTTCCAGTAAAGTGGGCCTGGCTCAGGATACTGCAGATCATGATGACTTTGATATCAATCAAATGTCAGCAGTTGTTAACG CTCCTGCTCCAGCTGCAGCACCAGCTCCAAGCTTTAACCCTGGCCTCCTCGATGCCGCCTTCTCTTCTGCCCCCATAGCAAACAATCAGGACATGTTTGATAAAGCATTTGGGGCCCCAAATTCCAGTCCATTTGGAGTGCCGCCTGTAGCTATG CAGACTGCTACTGTTGGTCAGACTTCTGGTTCAACAGCTGCTTTTGGGGATTCTTTCGGAAATCCCTTTGCTTGA
- the dab2 gene encoding disabled homolog 2 isoform X1: MSAEVENSVPVPANPSIASPYTASTSNTPPTSPATATSKVPFKKEKKKVSEKTDEYLLGRFQGDGVRYKAKLIGIDDVPEARGDKMCQDSMMKLKGMAVAARSQGKHKQRIWINISMSGIKIIDEKSGVIEHEHVVNKISFIARDVTDNRAFGYVCGAEGQHQFFAIKTAQQAEPLVIDLKDLFQVIFNMRKKEGEASQKGENGSTVVENGSGALLSMDGAVKTAQPVEQLDLFGAMSTPPDIQAPNGSNDILLLDFSAEVDSNQNCIKGNSFITSCAPDCRASPQTENPFSSTFGYFPTPDTDPFRDDPLSKSPTQSLPDNSHISLTTTNHLNSTAGNTSKTIINGGLNGDSEHLSQQINGLSSKTMILALSNGQWPLGGKISQGNTITMMDGNESGPVLSTKNPFFDSSLKPAPVSNGITHHPQPPVSHNKDSVVINPPPQSSKAGRGRRNAKSTASDLFGADLFAAPGHSEGSSAPGDLFNSTTANSTPSSIAALGNLQLGPPATTSIPAAGMWGSSTAAPSMFPMPGVTAPGPRPTFPQPSAFGGLPIPPTVWGQQVPSQFGAPPLSPPHAWSQPPPAGSLGSPGWGQPAMTNPFQPGLFHAMGDQQGPSRPPPRPPAKEAPPKVENSAFTALDPLGDKEKKTGKDMFKDFQLAKPPAIPARKGELGSISTPTPKSNEAGAFDQYFSSKVGLAQDTADHDDFDINQMSAVVNAPAPAAAPAPSFNPGLLDAAFSSAPIANNQDMFDKAFGAPNSSPFGVPPVAMQTATVGQTSGSTAAFGDSFGNPFA; the protein is encoded by the exons ATGTCTGCAGAGGTGGAGAACAGCGTGCCCGTCCCAGCCAATCCCAGCATCGCATCCCCATATACAGCCTCGACCTCCAACACCCCTCCCACTTCCCCTGCAACAGCCACATCCAAGGTCCCAttcaagaaagagaagaagaaag tCTCAGAGAAGACAGATGAGTACCTGCTGGGCAGGTTTCAAGGGGATGGCGTGAGGTACAAGGCCAAGCTGATTGGCATCGATGATGTCCCAGAGGCCAGAGGAGACAAGATGTGCCAGGACTCCATGATGAAACTTAAG GGTATGGCAGTAGCTGCTCGGTCCCAaggcaaacacaaacagaggaTATGGATCAACATTTCCATGTCGGGCATCAAGATCATTGATGAGAAATCAGGA GTGATTGAACATGAGCATGTGGTGAATAAGATCTCCTTCATCGCCAGAGATGTAACAGATAACAGGGCATTTGGATATGTGTGCGGGGCAGAAGGGCAGCATCAGTTCTTCGCCATAAAGACTGCACAACAG GCAGAGCCCCTGGTCATTGATCTGAAAGATCTCTTCCAGGTCATCTTCaacatgagaaagaaagagggagaggccTCACAGAAG GGTGAAAATGGCAGCACTGTAGTTGAG aATGGAAGTGGTGCCTTGCTAAGTATGGATGGTGCAGTAAAAACTGCCCAA CCAGTGGAGCAGCTTGACCTTTTTGGAGCCATGTCGACCCCTCCAGACATCCAGGCTCCAAAT GGCTCTAATGATATTCTCTTGCTGGACTTTTCTGCTGAAGTTGACAGCAATCAGAATTGCATAAAGGGAAACTCCTTTATAACTTCCTGTGCCCCTGACTGTAGGGCATCTCCCCAGACAGAGAATCCCTTTTCCTCAACATTTGGCTACTTTCCAACCCCAGACACTGACCCTTTCAGAGATGACCCCCTTTCTAAATCACCCACTCAGTCGTTACCCGATAATTCACACATCTCCCTCACCACCACTAATCACCTAAACAGCACTGCTGGCAACACTAGTAAGACAATTATTAACGGTGGTTTGAATGGAGACTCTGAACACCTCAGTCAGCAGATAAATGGGTTATCCAGTAAGACCATGATCCTCGCTCTCAGTAACGGACAGTGGCCACTAGGGGGTAAAATAAGTCAGGGTAACACTATTACCATGATGGACGGGAATGAATCTGGACCAGTTCTCTCAACCAAAAACCCATTTTTTGACTCATCTTTGAAACCCGCCCCTGTCTCTAATGGCATAACTCATCACCCACAACCCCCAGTGAGTCATAACAAGGATTCAGTGGTCATAAACCCGCCTCCACAGAGCTCTAAGGCTGGACGAGGTCGAAGGAATGCAAAG TCCACAGCAAGTGACCTGTTTGGAGCAGACCTGTTTGCTGCTCCTGGTCATTCTGAAGGGTCATCTGCTCCAGGTGACCTTTTCAACAGTACAACCGCCAACTCCACTCCCTCCTCCATAGCTGCTCTGG GGAATCTTCAGTTAGGTCCTCCAGCTACCACAAGTATCCCTGCTGCAGGCATGTGGGGATCCTCCACCGCTGCACCCTCCATGTTCCCCATGCCAGGAGTGACAGCTCCAGGCCCTAGGCCCACCTTCCCACAGCCATCTGCCTTTGGTGGTCTACCCATACCACCCACAGTCTGGGGCCAGCAGGTGCCATCTCAGTTTGGTGCCCCACCTTTATCCCCACCCCATGCCTGGAGCCAGCCTCCACCAGCTGGGTCACTCGGTTCTCCAGGTTGGGGTCAGCCCGCCATGACCAATCCTTTCCAACCTGGTCTGTTCCATGCAATGGGTGACCAGCAAGGTCCGTCACGCCCCCCTCCTAGGCCACCTGCTAAGGAGGCCCCTCCAAAGGTAGAGAACAGTGCCTTCACAGCTTTGGACCCCCTTGGAGATAAAGAGAAGAAGACTGGAAAGGACATGTTCAAGGACTTCCAGCTTGCCAAACCCCCTGCCATCCCAGCGAGGAAAGGGGAGTTAGGGTCCATCTCTACTCCCACCCCCAAAAGCAATGAAGCCGGGGCATTTGATCAGTACTTTTCCAGTAAAGTGGGCCTGGCTCAGGATACTGCAGATCATGATGACTTTGATATCAATCAAATGTCAGCAGTTGTTAACG CTCCTGCTCCAGCTGCAGCACCAGCTCCAAGCTTTAACCCTGGCCTCCTCGATGCCGCCTTCTCTTCTGCCCCCATAGCAAACAATCAGGACATGTTTGATAAAGCATTTGGGGCCCCAAATTCCAGTCCATTTGGAGTGCCGCCTGTAGCTATG CAGACTGCTACTGTTGGTCAGACTTCTGGTTCAACAGCTGCTTTTGGGGATTCTTTCGGAAATCCCTTTGCTTGA
- the dab2 gene encoding disabled homolog 2 isoform X4 gives MSAEVENSVPVPANPSIASPYTASTSNTPPTSPATATSKVPFKKEKKKVSEKTDEYLLGRFQGDGVRYKAKLIGIDDVPEARGDKMCQDSMMKLKGMAVAARSQGKHKQRIWINISMSGIKIIDEKSGVIEHEHVVNKISFIARDVTDNRAFGYVCGAEGQHQFFAIKTAQQAEPLVIDLKDLFQVIFNMRKKEGEASQKGENGSTVVENGSGALLSMDGAVKTAQPVEQLDLFGAMSTPPDIQAPNSTASDLFGADLFAAPGHSEGSSAPGDLFNSTTANSTPSSIAALGNLQLGPPATTSIPAAGMWGSSTAAPSMFPMPGVTAPGPRPTFPQPSAFGGLPIPPTVWGQQVPSQFGAPPLSPPHAWSQPPPAGSLGSPGWGQPAMTNPFQPGLFHAMGDQQGPSRPPPRPPAKEAPPKVENSAFTALDPLGDKEKKTGKDMFKDFQLAKPPAIPARKGELGSISTPTPKSNEAGAFDQYFSSKVGLAQDTADHDDFDINQMSAVVNAPAPAAAPAPSFNPGLLDAAFSSAPIANNQDMFDKAFGAPNSSPFGVPPVAMTATVGQTSGSTAAFGDSFGNPFA, from the exons ATGTCTGCAGAGGTGGAGAACAGCGTGCCCGTCCCAGCCAATCCCAGCATCGCATCCCCATATACAGCCTCGACCTCCAACACCCCTCCCACTTCCCCTGCAACAGCCACATCCAAGGTCCCAttcaagaaagagaagaagaaag tCTCAGAGAAGACAGATGAGTACCTGCTGGGCAGGTTTCAAGGGGATGGCGTGAGGTACAAGGCCAAGCTGATTGGCATCGATGATGTCCCAGAGGCCAGAGGAGACAAGATGTGCCAGGACTCCATGATGAAACTTAAG GGTATGGCAGTAGCTGCTCGGTCCCAaggcaaacacaaacagaggaTATGGATCAACATTTCCATGTCGGGCATCAAGATCATTGATGAGAAATCAGGA GTGATTGAACATGAGCATGTGGTGAATAAGATCTCCTTCATCGCCAGAGATGTAACAGATAACAGGGCATTTGGATATGTGTGCGGGGCAGAAGGGCAGCATCAGTTCTTCGCCATAAAGACTGCACAACAG GCAGAGCCCCTGGTCATTGATCTGAAAGATCTCTTCCAGGTCATCTTCaacatgagaaagaaagagggagaggccTCACAGAAG GGTGAAAATGGCAGCACTGTAGTTGAG aATGGAAGTGGTGCCTTGCTAAGTATGGATGGTGCAGTAAAAACTGCCCAA CCAGTGGAGCAGCTTGACCTTTTTGGAGCCATGTCGACCCCTCCAGACATCCAGGCTCCAAAT TCCACAGCAAGTGACCTGTTTGGAGCAGACCTGTTTGCTGCTCCTGGTCATTCTGAAGGGTCATCTGCTCCAGGTGACCTTTTCAACAGTACAACCGCCAACTCCACTCCCTCCTCCATAGCTGCTCTGG GGAATCTTCAGTTAGGTCCTCCAGCTACCACAAGTATCCCTGCTGCAGGCATGTGGGGATCCTCCACCGCTGCACCCTCCATGTTCCCCATGCCAGGAGTGACAGCTCCAGGCCCTAGGCCCACCTTCCCACAGCCATCTGCCTTTGGTGGTCTACCCATACCACCCACAGTCTGGGGCCAGCAGGTGCCATCTCAGTTTGGTGCCCCACCTTTATCCCCACCCCATGCCTGGAGCCAGCCTCCACCAGCTGGGTCACTCGGTTCTCCAGGTTGGGGTCAGCCCGCCATGACCAATCCTTTCCAACCTGGTCTGTTCCATGCAATGGGTGACCAGCAAGGTCCGTCACGCCCCCCTCCTAGGCCACCTGCTAAGGAGGCCCCTCCAAAGGTAGAGAACAGTGCCTTCACAGCTTTGGACCCCCTTGGAGATAAAGAGAAGAAGACTGGAAAGGACATGTTCAAGGACTTCCAGCTTGCCAAACCCCCTGCCATCCCAGCGAGGAAAGGGGAGTTAGGGTCCATCTCTACTCCCACCCCCAAAAGCAATGAAGCCGGGGCATTTGATCAGTACTTTTCCAGTAAAGTGGGCCTGGCTCAGGATACTGCAGATCATGATGACTTTGATATCAATCAAATGTCAGCAGTTGTTAACG CTCCTGCTCCAGCTGCAGCACCAGCTCCAAGCTTTAACCCTGGCCTCCTCGATGCCGCCTTCTCTTCTGCCCCCATAGCAAACAATCAGGACATGTTTGATAAAGCATTTGGGGCCCCAAATTCCAGTCCATTTGGAGTGCCGCCTGTAGCTATG ACTGCTACTGTTGGTCAGACTTCTGGTTCAACAGCTGCTTTTGGGGATTCTTTCGGAAATCCCTTTGCTTGA
- the dab2 gene encoding disabled homolog 2 isoform X2 gives MSAEVENSVPVPANPSIASPYTASTSNTPPTSPATATSKVPFKKEKKKVSEKTDEYLLGRFQGDGVRYKAKLIGIDDVPEARGDKMCQDSMMKLKGMAVAARSQGKHKQRIWINISMSGIKIIDEKSGVIEHEHVVNKISFIARDVTDNRAFGYVCGAEGQHQFFAIKTAQQAEPLVIDLKDLFQVIFNMRKKEGEASQKGENGSTVVENGSGALLSMDGAVKTAQPVEQLDLFGAMSTPPDIQAPNGSNDILLLDFSAEVDSNQNCIKGNSFITSCAPDCRASPQTENPFSSTFGYFPTPDTDPFRDDPLSKSPTQSLPDNSHISLTTTNHLNSTAGNTSKTIINGGLNGDSEHLSQQINGLSSKTMILALSNGQWPLGGKISQGNTITMMDGNESGPVLSTKNPFFDSSLKPAPVSNGITHHPQPPVSHNKDSVVINPPPQSSKAGRGRRNAKSTASDLFGADLFAAPGHSEGSSAPGDLFNSTTANSTPSSIAALGNLQLGPPATTSIPAAGMWGSSTAAPSMFPMPGVTAPGPRPTFPQPSAFGGLPIPPTVWGQQVPSQFGAPPLSPPHAWSQPPPAGSLGSPGWGQPAMTNPFQPGLFHAMGDQQGPSRPPPRPPAKEAPPKVENSAFTALDPLGDKEKKTGKDMFKDFQLAKPPAIPARKGELGSISTPTPKSNEAGAFDQYFSSKVGLAQDTADHDDFDINQMSAVVNAPAPAAAPAPSFNPGLLDAAFSSAPIANNQDMFDKAFGAPNSSPFGVPPVAMTATVGQTSGSTAAFGDSFGNPFA, from the exons ATGTCTGCAGAGGTGGAGAACAGCGTGCCCGTCCCAGCCAATCCCAGCATCGCATCCCCATATACAGCCTCGACCTCCAACACCCCTCCCACTTCCCCTGCAACAGCCACATCCAAGGTCCCAttcaagaaagagaagaagaaag tCTCAGAGAAGACAGATGAGTACCTGCTGGGCAGGTTTCAAGGGGATGGCGTGAGGTACAAGGCCAAGCTGATTGGCATCGATGATGTCCCAGAGGCCAGAGGAGACAAGATGTGCCAGGACTCCATGATGAAACTTAAG GGTATGGCAGTAGCTGCTCGGTCCCAaggcaaacacaaacagaggaTATGGATCAACATTTCCATGTCGGGCATCAAGATCATTGATGAGAAATCAGGA GTGATTGAACATGAGCATGTGGTGAATAAGATCTCCTTCATCGCCAGAGATGTAACAGATAACAGGGCATTTGGATATGTGTGCGGGGCAGAAGGGCAGCATCAGTTCTTCGCCATAAAGACTGCACAACAG GCAGAGCCCCTGGTCATTGATCTGAAAGATCTCTTCCAGGTCATCTTCaacatgagaaagaaagagggagaggccTCACAGAAG GGTGAAAATGGCAGCACTGTAGTTGAG aATGGAAGTGGTGCCTTGCTAAGTATGGATGGTGCAGTAAAAACTGCCCAA CCAGTGGAGCAGCTTGACCTTTTTGGAGCCATGTCGACCCCTCCAGACATCCAGGCTCCAAAT GGCTCTAATGATATTCTCTTGCTGGACTTTTCTGCTGAAGTTGACAGCAATCAGAATTGCATAAAGGGAAACTCCTTTATAACTTCCTGTGCCCCTGACTGTAGGGCATCTCCCCAGACAGAGAATCCCTTTTCCTCAACATTTGGCTACTTTCCAACCCCAGACACTGACCCTTTCAGAGATGACCCCCTTTCTAAATCACCCACTCAGTCGTTACCCGATAATTCACACATCTCCCTCACCACCACTAATCACCTAAACAGCACTGCTGGCAACACTAGTAAGACAATTATTAACGGTGGTTTGAATGGAGACTCTGAACACCTCAGTCAGCAGATAAATGGGTTATCCAGTAAGACCATGATCCTCGCTCTCAGTAACGGACAGTGGCCACTAGGGGGTAAAATAAGTCAGGGTAACACTATTACCATGATGGACGGGAATGAATCTGGACCAGTTCTCTCAACCAAAAACCCATTTTTTGACTCATCTTTGAAACCCGCCCCTGTCTCTAATGGCATAACTCATCACCCACAACCCCCAGTGAGTCATAACAAGGATTCAGTGGTCATAAACCCGCCTCCACAGAGCTCTAAGGCTGGACGAGGTCGAAGGAATGCAAAG TCCACAGCAAGTGACCTGTTTGGAGCAGACCTGTTTGCTGCTCCTGGTCATTCTGAAGGGTCATCTGCTCCAGGTGACCTTTTCAACAGTACAACCGCCAACTCCACTCCCTCCTCCATAGCTGCTCTGG GGAATCTTCAGTTAGGTCCTCCAGCTACCACAAGTATCCCTGCTGCAGGCATGTGGGGATCCTCCACCGCTGCACCCTCCATGTTCCCCATGCCAGGAGTGACAGCTCCAGGCCCTAGGCCCACCTTCCCACAGCCATCTGCCTTTGGTGGTCTACCCATACCACCCACAGTCTGGGGCCAGCAGGTGCCATCTCAGTTTGGTGCCCCACCTTTATCCCCACCCCATGCCTGGAGCCAGCCTCCACCAGCTGGGTCACTCGGTTCTCCAGGTTGGGGTCAGCCCGCCATGACCAATCCTTTCCAACCTGGTCTGTTCCATGCAATGGGTGACCAGCAAGGTCCGTCACGCCCCCCTCCTAGGCCACCTGCTAAGGAGGCCCCTCCAAAGGTAGAGAACAGTGCCTTCACAGCTTTGGACCCCCTTGGAGATAAAGAGAAGAAGACTGGAAAGGACATGTTCAAGGACTTCCAGCTTGCCAAACCCCCTGCCATCCCAGCGAGGAAAGGGGAGTTAGGGTCCATCTCTACTCCCACCCCCAAAAGCAATGAAGCCGGGGCATTTGATCAGTACTTTTCCAGTAAAGTGGGCCTGGCTCAGGATACTGCAGATCATGATGACTTTGATATCAATCAAATGTCAGCAGTTGTTAACG CTCCTGCTCCAGCTGCAGCACCAGCTCCAAGCTTTAACCCTGGCCTCCTCGATGCCGCCTTCTCTTCTGCCCCCATAGCAAACAATCAGGACATGTTTGATAAAGCATTTGGGGCCCCAAATTCCAGTCCATTTGGAGTGCCGCCTGTAGCTATG ACTGCTACTGTTGGTCAGACTTCTGGTTCAACAGCTGCTTTTGGGGATTCTTTCGGAAATCCCTTTGCTTGA